The following coding sequences are from one Streptomyces sp. NBC_01485 window:
- a CDS encoding metal ABC transporter ATP-binding protein → MEDDDMAEPEPVISLRGVRADLGARPVLRGIDLTVRRGEVVALLGANGSGKSTAVRSVIGQVPLVEGEIELFGTPRRRFRDWSRIGYVPQRTTAAGGVPATVTEIVSSGRLSRTRFGVFRKADRDAVRRALELVGMADRAKDNVDALSGGQHQRVLIARALACEPELLIMDEPMAGVDLASQEVLARTLREQVAAGTTVLLVLHELGPLEPLIDRAVVLRDGCVLHDGPPPQAVGQHALPGHDHVHPHAPAGAEPIRTGLLS, encoded by the coding sequence ATGGAGGACGACGACATGGCCGAGCCCGAGCCCGTCATCTCGCTGCGCGGAGTCCGCGCAGACCTGGGCGCACGCCCCGTCCTCCGGGGCATCGACCTCACCGTGCGGCGCGGTGAGGTCGTCGCCCTGCTCGGCGCCAACGGCTCCGGCAAGTCCACCGCCGTACGCAGCGTGATCGGTCAAGTGCCCCTCGTCGAGGGCGAGATCGAGCTGTTCGGCACCCCGCGCCGCCGCTTCCGGGACTGGTCGCGGATCGGGTACGTCCCGCAGCGCACGACCGCCGCGGGCGGGGTCCCGGCCACGGTGACGGAGATCGTCTCCTCGGGCCGCCTCTCCCGCACCCGCTTCGGCGTCTTCCGCAAGGCCGACCGGGACGCCGTACGGCGCGCCCTGGAGCTCGTCGGCATGGCGGACCGCGCGAAGGACAACGTCGACGCCCTCTCCGGCGGCCAGCACCAGCGCGTGCTGATCGCCCGCGCCCTGGCCTGCGAACCCGAGCTGCTGATCATGGACGAGCCGATGGCGGGCGTCGACCTGGCCAGCCAGGAGGTCCTGGCGCGGACACTGCGCGAGCAGGTCGCGGCCGGTACGACCGTCCTGCTCGTCCTGCACGAACTGGGCCCCCTGGAGCCCCTGATCGACCGGGCGGTCGTCCTGCGCGACGGCTGCGTGCTGCACGACGGCCCACCCCCACAGGCCGTCGGTCAGCATGCCCTCCCCGGCCACGACCACGTGCACCCGCACGCACCCGCGGGCGCCGAACCGATCCGCACGGGACTGCTGAGCTGA
- a CDS encoding metal ABC transporter permease, translated as MDLLNYAFMQRALLAAVLVGITAPAVGIYLVQRRQALMGDGIGHVAMTGVGLGFLLSWSPVWMATAVSVLGAVVMELIRWYGRTRGDIALAMLFYGGMAGGVMFINLAPGGSNANLTSYLFGSLSTVSDSDVTAICVLAAFVIVVTLGLRRQLFAVSQDEEFARVTGLPVRALNLLTAITAAVTVTVAMRVVGLLLVSALMVVPVAAAQQLSRSFAATFAIAVAIGVTVTIGGTVTSYYQDVPPGATIVLLTIAAFVALSLLAAPLTRRRARALAAGQPAGDPAECAIPATRGSGDGTGV; from the coding sequence ATGGACCTCCTGAACTACGCCTTCATGCAGCGGGCGCTGCTCGCCGCGGTCCTGGTCGGCATCACCGCCCCCGCCGTCGGCATCTACCTCGTCCAGCGCCGCCAGGCCCTCATGGGCGACGGCATCGGCCACGTCGCGATGACCGGCGTCGGCCTCGGCTTCCTGCTGTCCTGGTCCCCGGTGTGGATGGCCACGGCCGTCTCGGTCCTGGGCGCGGTCGTCATGGAACTCATCCGCTGGTACGGCAGGACCCGCGGCGACATCGCCCTCGCCATGCTCTTCTACGGCGGCATGGCCGGCGGCGTGATGTTCATCAACCTCGCGCCGGGCGGCTCCAACGCCAACCTGACGTCGTACCTCTTCGGCTCGCTGTCGACGGTGTCGGATTCGGACGTCACGGCGATCTGCGTGCTCGCCGCCTTCGTCATCGTGGTCACCCTCGGCCTGCGCCGCCAGCTCTTCGCCGTCAGCCAGGACGAGGAGTTCGCGCGGGTGACGGGCCTGCCGGTGCGGGCGCTGAACCTGCTGACGGCGATCACGGCGGCGGTCACCGTGACGGTCGCGATGCGCGTGGTGGGCCTGCTGCTGGTGAGCGCGCTGATGGTGGTCCCGGTGGCCGCCGCCCAGCAGCTCAGCCGCAGTTTCGCCGCCACCTTCGCCATCGCGGTGGCGATCGGCGTGACCGTGACCATCGGCGGCACGGTCACCTCGTACTACCAGGACGTCCCGCCCGGCGCGACGATCGTGCTGCTGACCATCGCCGCGTTCGTCGCGCTGAGCCTGCTGGCCGCGCCCCTGACCCGCCGCCGCGCCCGCGCCCTGGCCGCCGGGCAGCCCGCCGGCGACCCTGCGGAGTGTGCGATTCCGGCCACCCGGGGGTCGGGGGACGGGACCGGCGTCTGA
- a CDS encoding Fur family transcriptional regulator: MTTAGPPVKGRSTRQRAAVAAALDEVDEFRSAQDLHDMLKHKGDSVGLTTVYRTLQSLADAGEVDVLRTSDGESVYRRCSTGDHHHHLVCRLCGKAVEVEGPAVEKWAEAIAAEHGYVNVAHTVEIFGTCADCSAG; encoded by the coding sequence GTGACTACCGCTGGACCGCCCGTGAAAGGCCGCTCCACCCGGCAGCGGGCCGCCGTGGCAGCGGCGCTCGACGAAGTCGACGAGTTCCGCAGCGCGCAGGACCTGCACGACATGCTCAAGCACAAGGGCGACTCCGTCGGCCTGACCACGGTCTACCGCACCCTTCAGTCCCTCGCCGACGCCGGCGAGGTCGACGTCCTGCGCACGTCGGACGGCGAGTCGGTGTACCGGCGCTGCTCCACCGGCGACCACCACCACCACCTCGTCTGCCGCCTCTGCGGCAAGGCCGTGGAGGTGGAGGGGCCTGCGGTGGAGAAGTGGGCGGAGGCGATCGCCGCGGAGCACGGGTATGTGAACGTGGCTCATACGGTGGAGATCTTCGGGACCTGCGCGGACTGCTCCGCAGGGTGA
- a CDS encoding caspase, EACC1-associated type produces MFQELRDVLAAAGLPMDQEDLLDVLWLAPRIPSGSAAPLAAHAPPDLVPPIREADAVPPDAHAEPEREPSARTAPPSGSEDPEAGAKPVRERAQYIGVTSGPGAGEVPAEALWAPGDRALASVLALGRALRPLKRTIPSHRHSELDEAATVTVQADTRTRHIVLRPQPERWLRLALVIDGGMSMLLWERQCAELKGLFERSGAFRQVETHQIRYGPGTAVRLGRPWTTASATRATGSLSDTSGRTMVLVVTDGAAAAWRDGRMRPVLEGWARKGPTAVIHTLPRRLWAGSGVRAETWQVTSPRPGAPNHHWQPTDQVLPPSVAPAPAVPVPVLELTPAGFATWAAVNTIVGRPVPVRLWTPHRTSTRADDTAVSADGFGRAASPEALRLAAHLAAMAPVTVPVMQLVQACLDQRRGAAPLAEVMLGGLMRPLPPTRGAQFTGRHPLFDFTAEAKDLLLDAVPTAELIDCSRRVGKRIESLVGLSSDFPAWPVDPRGVREGPGSALPFAYLGPALQARLGLLPTWPAAPDVSDSVVLSPSAGETSGWVSSEGLGESLRLLYEALGSHEHGFAVRHALTPDELARYFNGIAIPWWGFVTDLLGMVADLRQEPPADTRGRLSEQYVEAALLLSPPAFTSVFNRVRDALRSWEVPQDAELLFLHLLMYLQRPTEQRRFERALVEDLGHFLDARGLALDREIPRGPRDVPRNDLVWRADGHCYPVDVERSSSPFTWSAFTDTPRTLGEPGELAPVAFLVALDDGANRGGPVPIDECVAYWAPPTWQSGAAPVIGLRFQPMLLPDMRTSAARRVCVAVDVAGFGLLAAEEQPRQREAMLTVVTHALRAAGVSPDAGVLTDGGDGVLLVLPLGADETTAVPGFLDGLREGLRNRSGGERPLMRLRVAMDQGTVAPHTDGLVGEVVHRTRRLLDSPLLRETTQTPHAPEEFALIVSEPLYESVPALHGRLQRVRVDLKNYRAWAWLQPSLPERPLPSGFPARDGSNAVLIGAGVYEELPDLPQVVSGLRDLAALLTDPWGGAFAPDRTAVLENPASDMVILDAVHEAAESARDTLLVYFAGHSLLQPYSGGLSLAVGRTHPDRTYTALPYDHIRSVLRNSRARNKIVILDCCYSGSALRTESGGSLVIDVDTADTVVMAATDRSAMAPAGGRYTAFTGELINVLREGLSDGPELISVDSLYSAVRQRLRAKNLPSPQLASRNRGGETTLSLNRAHRGR; encoded by the coding sequence ATGTTCCAGGAACTGCGGGACGTCCTCGCGGCCGCCGGCCTGCCGATGGATCAGGAGGATCTCCTCGACGTTCTCTGGCTCGCCCCACGGATCCCGTCCGGCTCGGCCGCGCCCCTCGCCGCCCATGCCCCTCCCGACCTGGTCCCGCCGATCCGTGAGGCCGACGCCGTGCCGCCGGACGCCCATGCCGAGCCGGAGCGGGAGCCGTCCGCCCGCACCGCCCCGCCTTCCGGAAGCGAGGATCCGGAAGCGGGGGCGAAGCCCGTGCGCGAGCGGGCGCAGTACATCGGCGTGACCTCCGGTCCCGGCGCCGGCGAAGTGCCGGCCGAGGCCCTGTGGGCGCCCGGGGACAGGGCACTGGCCTCGGTACTGGCGCTCGGCAGGGCCCTGCGACCGCTGAAGCGGACCATTCCGAGTCATCGGCACAGCGAACTCGACGAAGCGGCGACGGTCACCGTGCAAGCGGACACCCGAACTCGGCACATAGTCCTGCGGCCACAGCCGGAGCGATGGCTGCGGCTCGCCCTGGTCATCGACGGCGGCATGTCGATGCTCCTGTGGGAGCGCCAGTGCGCCGAGCTCAAGGGCCTCTTCGAGCGCAGCGGGGCGTTCCGGCAGGTGGAGACCCACCAGATCCGTTACGGGCCCGGTACCGCGGTGCGGCTCGGACGCCCGTGGACCACCGCCTCGGCGACCCGGGCGACCGGGTCCCTGTCGGACACTTCCGGGCGGACCATGGTGCTCGTGGTGACCGACGGCGCGGCGGCCGCGTGGCGTGACGGACGCATGCGCCCTGTGCTGGAGGGGTGGGCCAGAAAGGGCCCGACGGCCGTGATCCACACGCTGCCGCGGCGGCTCTGGGCCGGATCCGGTGTACGGGCGGAGACCTGGCAGGTCACCTCACCCCGGCCGGGCGCACCGAACCATCACTGGCAGCCGACGGATCAGGTACTGCCTCCGAGCGTCGCGCCCGCCCCGGCGGTCCCCGTCCCCGTTCTGGAGCTCACACCAGCCGGTTTCGCCACCTGGGCAGCCGTGAACACCATCGTCGGACGGCCCGTCCCGGTGCGCCTGTGGACACCTCACCGGACCTCGACCCGCGCCGACGACACGGCCGTCTCCGCAGACGGCTTCGGCCGGGCCGCCTCACCCGAGGCGCTGCGCTTGGCCGCGCATCTGGCGGCCATGGCCCCGGTGACCGTGCCGGTGATGCAACTTGTCCAAGCCTGCCTCGATCAACGCCGTGGGGCGGCTCCGTTGGCCGAGGTGATGCTCGGCGGGCTGATGCGGCCGCTTCCGCCGACCCGGGGCGCCCAGTTCACCGGGCGTCACCCCTTGTTCGACTTCACAGCGGAGGCGAAGGATCTGCTCCTCGACGCGGTCCCCACCGCCGAACTCATCGACTGCAGCCGTCGGGTGGGAAAACGCATCGAGTCCTTGGTCGGCCTGTCCTCGGACTTCCCCGCGTGGCCCGTGGACCCCAGGGGAGTCCGAGAAGGTCCCGGGTCCGCCCTGCCGTTCGCGTACCTCGGCCCCGCGCTTCAGGCACGCCTGGGGCTGCTGCCGACCTGGCCGGCCGCCCCTGACGTCTCCGACTCGGTGGTCCTCTCGCCCTCCGCCGGCGAGACCTCCGGGTGGGTGTCGAGCGAGGGGCTGGGCGAGTCGCTGCGGTTGTTGTACGAGGCGTTGGGCAGCCATGAGCACGGGTTCGCCGTCCGGCACGCCCTGACGCCTGATGAACTCGCCCGCTACTTCAACGGCATCGCCATTCCTTGGTGGGGTTTTGTCACAGACCTCCTGGGCATGGTCGCCGACCTCAGGCAGGAGCCGCCCGCCGACACCAGAGGACGCCTGAGTGAGCAGTACGTCGAAGCGGCGTTGCTGCTGTCCCCGCCGGCCTTCACGTCGGTGTTCAACCGCGTGCGCGATGCGTTGCGGTCGTGGGAGGTTCCGCAGGACGCGGAGCTGTTGTTCCTGCACCTGCTCATGTACCTCCAGAGACCGACCGAGCAACGGCGGTTCGAGAGAGCGCTCGTCGAGGATCTGGGGCACTTCCTCGACGCGCGAGGGCTCGCCCTCGACCGTGAGATCCCGCGTGGGCCACGCGACGTGCCTCGGAACGACCTGGTGTGGCGCGCCGACGGCCATTGCTACCCCGTGGACGTCGAGCGCAGCAGCTCCCCTTTCACATGGTCGGCTTTCACCGATACCCCACGGACTCTCGGCGAGCCGGGAGAGCTCGCTCCGGTGGCCTTCCTCGTGGCCCTGGACGACGGCGCGAACCGTGGCGGGCCGGTGCCGATCGACGAGTGCGTCGCCTACTGGGCTCCCCCCACCTGGCAATCGGGCGCGGCACCGGTCATCGGGCTGCGCTTCCAGCCGATGCTGCTGCCCGACATGCGGACAAGCGCCGCCCGACGGGTGTGCGTCGCCGTCGACGTGGCGGGGTTCGGGCTGCTGGCTGCTGAGGAGCAGCCCAGACAGCGGGAGGCCATGCTGACGGTCGTCACCCACGCGCTGCGGGCGGCCGGAGTCTCCCCTGATGCGGGTGTCCTGACGGACGGCGGTGACGGCGTCCTCCTCGTTCTGCCCCTTGGAGCGGACGAGACAACAGCCGTCCCCGGCTTCCTCGATGGCCTGCGCGAGGGCCTGAGAAACAGGTCTGGAGGAGAGCGACCACTCATGCGTCTGCGGGTGGCCATGGATCAGGGCACGGTCGCCCCGCACACGGACGGTCTCGTGGGGGAGGTGGTGCACCGCACTCGTCGGCTCCTCGACTCGCCCCTGCTGCGAGAGACGACGCAAACCCCGCACGCCCCGGAGGAGTTCGCGCTCATCGTGTCCGAGCCGCTCTACGAGAGCGTGCCCGCCCTGCACGGACGACTCCAGCGCGTGCGGGTGGACCTCAAGAACTACCGGGCCTGGGCCTGGCTGCAACCGTCCCTGCCCGAACGCCCCCTGCCTTCCGGATTTCCCGCCCGCGACGGCTCGAACGCGGTCCTGATCGGAGCCGGAGTCTACGAAGAGCTGCCGGACCTGCCGCAGGTGGTGAGCGGGCTCCGTGACCTGGCAGCACTGCTGACGGATCCGTGGGGAGGGGCCTTTGCCCCGGACCGCACCGCCGTGCTGGAGAATCCGGCGAGCGATATGGTGATCCTGGATGCCGTCCACGAGGCGGCCGAGTCTGCCAGGGACACTTTGCTGGTGTACTTCGCCGGGCACAGTCTGCTCCAACCGTATTCGGGAGGACTGAGTCTGGCGGTGGGCCGGACCCATCCGGACCGGACTTACACAGCGCTGCCGTACGACCACATCCGAAGTGTGCTGCGCAACAGCCGAGCCCGCAACAAGATCGTCATCCTGGACTGTTGTTACAGCGGTTCAGCCCTGCGCACTGAGTCCGGTGGTTCCCTCGTCATCGATGTGGACACCGCTGACACTGTTGTGATGGCGGCGACCGACCGGAGCGCGATGGCTCCGGCTGGAGGGAGGTACACGGCGTTCACCGGAGAACTCATCAACGTCCTGCGTGAGGGCCTGAGCGACGGACCTGAGCTGATTTCCGTGGATTCGCTGTACAGCGCGGTACGACAGCGGCTTCGGGCCAAGAATCTCCCCTCGCCGCAATTGGCCAGCCGTAACCGAGGCGGCGAGACAACCCTCTCCCTCAACCGCGCCCACCGTGGCCGGTGA
- a CDS encoding AAA family ATPase, whose amino-acid sequence MTQQPTEADASTVTGPVFEDEDWQIFRGDGRQHRARIPDAPPWRRFADAEGELAPGGETPPHYVIDRADTDVVNAAIHLRRPLLVTGHPGTGKSSLAAAIAYELELGPVLHWPVNSRSTLQEALYRYDAIGRLQESSLPGASKATPPDIGSFLRLGPVGTALVPTPRPRVLLVDELDKGDVDLPNDLLTVFEEGSFEIPELSRLRDEQSVVDVLTADRHQRARVRRGMVRCTQFPLVVITSNGERDFPPAFRRRCLPLHLGDPDRTRLRKIITGHLGPDALADADDLVGKFLEQRAVGELATDQLLNAVFLRNGGARLATDGLLGTVLHRLNADR is encoded by the coding sequence ATGACGCAGCAGCCGACTGAGGCGGACGCCTCCACGGTGACCGGTCCTGTCTTCGAGGACGAGGACTGGCAGATCTTTCGAGGGGATGGCAGGCAGCACCGCGCCAGGATTCCCGACGCCCCGCCCTGGCGCCGTTTCGCGGACGCAGAGGGCGAGCTTGCTCCGGGGGGTGAGACCCCACCCCACTACGTGATCGACCGGGCGGACACGGACGTGGTCAATGCGGCCATTCACCTGCGTCGGCCCCTGCTCGTCACCGGACACCCAGGAACCGGCAAGTCCTCGCTCGCGGCCGCCATCGCGTACGAGCTGGAGCTGGGACCGGTTCTTCACTGGCCCGTCAACAGCCGGTCCACGCTCCAGGAGGCGCTGTACCGCTACGACGCCATCGGGCGGCTCCAGGAGAGCAGTCTGCCCGGGGCTTCCAAGGCGACTCCGCCCGACATCGGCTCCTTCCTCCGGCTGGGTCCGGTGGGCACGGCGCTCGTCCCCACTCCACGCCCCCGGGTACTGCTCGTGGACGAACTCGACAAGGGGGACGTCGACCTGCCGAACGACCTCCTCACGGTTTTCGAGGAGGGCAGTTTCGAGATCCCGGAACTGTCCAGGCTGCGCGATGAGCAGTCGGTTGTCGACGTGCTCACTGCCGACCGGCATCAGCGGGCGAGGGTGCGAAGGGGGATGGTGCGGTGCACGCAGTTCCCCCTCGTCGTCATCACCAGCAACGGTGAACGGGACTTTCCCCCTGCGTTCCGGCGCCGGTGCCTGCCCCTGCACCTCGGCGATCCGGACAGGACCCGCCTGCGCAAGATCATCACCGGGCACCTCGGTCCGGACGCCCTCGCCGACGCCGACGATCTGGTGGGGAAGTTTTTGGAACAGCGGGCCGTGGGAGAACTCGCCACCGATCAGCTTCTCAACGCGGTGTTCCTGCGCAACGGAGGGGCCCGGCTGGCCACCGACGGCCTGTTGGGGACCGTGCTGCACCGGCTCAACGCGGACCGCTGA
- a CDS encoding VMAP-C domain-containing protein — protein sequence MDGLNVVEPERIHAVVVGVERYPRHPDWDLPGAVGDGLRFARWLSKGGVPAANIQLLLAPGEEGLRLLEAHSEPGEFTWCSISSRHELMDAFTSGLDGRAGDLLYVFWGSHGILDHGDRRLLLCPDASMKDKRCIDTANLTEYLQRDDLLGFKQQVLIFDACATFLEHYHQPTGPAVAAFPTAPRRGVEQFLLCAAAPGQVAENDAALGSGVFSRVVLDWLEAHATDLRPDLTALVQHVKVRFGGLHSAGGPRQTPVSLHIRTFGGSEESLAAPCPPPLPASTERDRIALRNTLTDADLRARCVEHLASACPDAGLGQCPSDDQLAHALHTVERAMAAVVEVVHLQDREAANEFLALARSLGVPGLLSPLEYDSLRALLDGASVLPPTSHVVAAVRAALPGERAWLPPTDPDGPTVGQLMACVAHFEEYTGGQSMVRPGRQLVPAVVRFTELLAAATPVARSGLREWGDRVARRLGVDDGGLAERRADATTWADSLGGTTRRPRVVAQVHVETSDTAAGDEGPHFACVIWIDTGAGELMQAPDQSGAPTPPRGVVRLIEAAVHRLGAITDMTPVVEIVLQPDAMQLPVGSWDGADDDDLLPFLLGVEWETVLRSFPLASPEREKQRRAELKRRWAGRHNDTVIYLDDRHAEGYAAYGALKEDIDAARAVVRAGPSNRDRLVRAALLLGYPVVLWDREAPGQVPNAHFDPLSPQAPVDGLPWRVRDYRARACRDGAAHPVRPAVLLEDADRPLPPVLSLTEPSASDEASS from the coding sequence ATGGATGGGCTGAATGTCGTCGAGCCGGAGCGCATCCACGCCGTCGTGGTCGGCGTGGAACGGTATCCCCGGCATCCGGACTGGGATCTGCCCGGCGCCGTGGGCGACGGCCTGCGCTTCGCCCGGTGGCTGAGCAAGGGCGGTGTGCCAGCCGCCAACATCCAGTTGCTCCTGGCACCGGGGGAGGAGGGCCTGCGCTTGCTGGAGGCGCACAGCGAGCCCGGCGAATTCACCTGGTGCTCGATCTCGTCACGGCACGAGCTCATGGACGCCTTCACCAGCGGCCTCGACGGGCGGGCCGGTGATCTGCTGTACGTCTTCTGGGGCAGCCACGGGATCCTGGACCACGGCGACCGTCGCCTGCTGCTGTGTCCCGACGCCTCCATGAAGGACAAACGCTGCATCGACACGGCCAACCTGACCGAGTACCTCCAGCGCGACGATCTGCTCGGCTTCAAGCAGCAGGTGCTCATCTTCGACGCGTGCGCGACGTTCCTGGAGCACTATCACCAGCCGACCGGGCCCGCGGTCGCCGCGTTCCCCACCGCTCCCCGGCGCGGCGTCGAGCAGTTCCTGTTGTGCGCCGCTGCCCCCGGCCAGGTCGCGGAGAACGACGCGGCGCTGGGCAGTGGGGTCTTCTCCCGCGTCGTACTCGACTGGCTGGAGGCGCACGCCACTGATCTGCGACCGGATCTGACCGCTCTCGTCCAGCACGTCAAGGTACGGTTCGGCGGCCTGCACAGCGCGGGCGGTCCCCGGCAGACGCCGGTCAGTCTCCACATTCGCACCTTCGGCGGCTCCGAAGAGTCGCTGGCTGCGCCGTGCCCTCCGCCCTTGCCCGCGTCGACCGAACGGGACCGGATCGCCCTGCGCAACACGCTCACCGACGCGGACCTGCGGGCGCGGTGCGTCGAGCACCTCGCATCGGCGTGTCCGGATGCCGGACTCGGGCAGTGCCCCTCCGACGATCAACTCGCCCACGCGCTGCACACGGTGGAGCGGGCGATGGCGGCCGTGGTGGAGGTGGTCCACCTCCAGGACCGGGAGGCCGCGAACGAGTTTCTGGCGTTGGCCCGCTCGCTCGGGGTGCCCGGTCTGCTGTCTCCCCTGGAGTACGACTCCCTGCGCGCACTGTTGGACGGGGCGTCGGTGCTGCCGCCGACGTCCCACGTGGTCGCCGCGGTACGCGCCGCCCTGCCGGGAGAACGGGCGTGGCTGCCGCCGACCGATCCGGACGGTCCCACCGTCGGCCAGCTCATGGCGTGTGTGGCGCATTTCGAGGAGTACACGGGCGGCCAGAGCATGGTGCGTCCCGGCAGACAGCTGGTTCCCGCCGTCGTCCGCTTCACCGAGCTGCTCGCCGCGGCCACGCCGGTCGCCCGGTCGGGACTGCGCGAGTGGGGAGACCGCGTGGCCCGCAGGCTGGGCGTCGACGACGGTGGACTCGCCGAGCGGCGCGCGGATGCCACGACCTGGGCCGACTCGCTGGGCGGGACCACGAGGCGGCCCCGTGTAGTGGCCCAGGTGCACGTCGAGACGTCGGACACCGCCGCCGGCGACGAAGGACCGCACTTCGCCTGCGTGATCTGGATCGACACGGGTGCCGGTGAGCTGATGCAGGCCCCCGACCAGAGCGGCGCGCCCACGCCTCCTCGGGGTGTGGTGCGCCTTATCGAGGCGGCCGTACACAGACTGGGCGCGATCACCGACATGACTCCGGTCGTCGAGATCGTGTTGCAGCCGGACGCCATGCAACTGCCCGTCGGCTCCTGGGACGGCGCTGATGACGACGATCTGTTGCCCTTTCTGCTCGGCGTGGAGTGGGAAACGGTGCTGCGCTCCTTCCCGTTGGCCTCGCCCGAGCGTGAGAAGCAGCGTCGGGCGGAACTGAAACGCCGCTGGGCCGGGCGCCACAACGACACGGTGATCTATCTCGACGACCGGCACGCCGAGGGTTACGCGGCCTACGGGGCGCTGAAGGAGGACATCGACGCGGCCCGTGCCGTGGTGCGGGCAGGCCCGTCCAACCGGGACCGCCTGGTCCGGGCCGCACTCCTCCTCGGCTACCCCGTCGTGCTGTGGGACCGAGAGGCACCGGGACAGGTCCCGAACGCGCACTTCGACCCGTTGAGCCCCCAGGCGCCCGTGGACGGGCTGCCCTGGCGGGTGCGTGACTACCGCGCGAGGGCCTGTAGAGACGGCGCGGCTCACCCCGTACGCCCGGCCGTGTTGCTGGAGGACGCCGACCGCCCGCTGCCGCCTGTGCTGTCACTGACCGAACCGTCCGCCTCCGATGAAGCGAGTTCCTGA
- a CDS encoding histidine-type phosphatase, with amino-acid sequence MNRLTHRTRLTPVLALATCTVLVTALPAQAGDQSAHRDSYGTKATYAPQQSARTYQKAPAGFTPVFTENVSRHGSRSATDSEDGDLILALWDKAQAAGQLTGKGKEFGPKVRALQAAMAKVGYGNLSGLGKQELQDTAVRMADRLPSLFAGIAREGEKIDVVSSGQGRAVDSANLYAGALARAVPALKPLIGATRTDKDLLYFHKADGGAAYRDYIANDQRLADTLAKITDQPKTHKAADSVLRRLFKAAFVEQLAAADRVAAATAVYNLYAIAPAMADESPDGKGWGMQRYISTSDAAWFGYLSDTEDFYEKGPGFAGSDITYKMAGVLLDDLFKQVEAKRAGTSTLGAELRFTHAEEIIPLGALMGLPGSTTPATPKHPYTYPANPWRGADVAPLGSNIQWDVYEKNGRYLLRMLYNEQETAFKASCKPVSKGSKFYDLDELERCFGRS; translated from the coding sequence ATGAACCGCCTCACCCACCGCACCCGCCTCACCCCCGTCCTGGCCCTCGCCACGTGCACCGTGCTGGTCACGGCCCTGCCCGCGCAGGCCGGAGACCAGTCGGCACACCGCGACAGCTACGGCACGAAGGCCACGTACGCGCCTCAGCAGAGCGCGCGGACCTACCAGAAGGCCCCGGCCGGTTTCACTCCCGTCTTCACGGAGAACGTCTCCCGGCACGGCTCCCGCTCCGCCACCGACAGCGAGGACGGCGACCTGATCCTCGCCCTGTGGGACAAGGCGCAGGCGGCGGGTCAACTCACCGGAAAGGGCAAGGAGTTCGGCCCGAAGGTGCGTGCGCTCCAGGCCGCCATGGCGAAGGTCGGCTACGGCAATCTGAGCGGTCTCGGCAAGCAGGAACTGCAGGACACGGCGGTCCGCATGGCCGACCGCCTGCCGTCCCTGTTCGCCGGGATCGCCCGCGAGGGCGAGAAGATCGACGTCGTCAGCTCCGGGCAGGGCAGGGCCGTCGACAGCGCCAACCTCTACGCGGGCGCCCTCGCCCGCGCCGTCCCGGCCCTGAAGCCGCTGATCGGCGCGACCCGCACCGACAAGGACCTGCTGTACTTCCACAAGGCGGACGGCGGCGCGGCCTACCGCGACTACATCGCGAACGACCAGCGTCTCGCGGACACCCTGGCGAAGATCACCGACCAGCCGAAGACCCACAAGGCCGCCGACAGCGTCCTGCGCCGCCTCTTCAAGGCCGCGTTCGTCGAGCAGCTCGCCGCCGCCGACCGGGTCGCCGCCGCGACGGCCGTCTACAACCTGTACGCGATCGCCCCCGCGATGGCCGACGAGTCACCGGACGGCAAGGGCTGGGGGATGCAGCGGTACATCTCCACCTCCGACGCCGCCTGGTTCGGGTACCTCAGCGACACCGAGGACTTCTACGAGAAGGGTCCCGGCTTCGCCGGCAGCGACATCACGTACAAGATGGCCGGCGTCCTGCTCGACGACCTCTTCAAGCAGGTGGAGGCCAAGCGCGCGGGCACCAGCACCCTGGGTGCCGAACTCCGCTTCACCCACGCCGAGGAGATCATCCCCCTGGGCGCCCTGATGGGCCTCCCCGGCAGCACGACCCCGGCGACCCCGAAGCACCCGTACACGTACCCCGCCAACCCGTGGCGCGGCGCCGACGTGGCCCCCCTGGGCTCCAACATCCAGTGGGACGTCTACGAGAAGAACGGCCGCTACCTGCTCCGCATGCTCTACAACGAGCAGGAGACCGCCTTCAAGGCGAGCTGCAAGCCCGTCTCGAAGGGCAGCAAGTTCTACGACTTGGACGAGTTGGAGCGCTGCTTCGGGCGTAGCTGA